A window of the Hordeum vulgare subsp. vulgare chromosome 5H, MorexV3_pseudomolecules_assembly, whole genome shotgun sequence genome harbors these coding sequences:
- the LOC123396834 gene encoding uncharacterized protein LOC123396834, whose translation MEISVAEEGVSKDGHFQREGELRARNREAAAKLNSPRASEDDEEDEDKHVSEDDHAQIGGGLQGMKREVTAKQNEPRATEIEIKNEEGQGECLRAENQMLRPQIVSKTEELEAKQIQRLELELHLKTEENKSLKKQNEELRAENEYYRKTVSSTRNSVRTRVPVD comes from the exons ATGGAAATATCAGTTGCAGAGGAGGGGGTTTCTAAGGATGGCCATTTTCAGCGTGAAGGTGAGCTGCGGGCAAGGAACAGAGAAGCAGCTGCCAAACTGAATAGTCCACGGGCttctgaagatgatgaagaagatgaag ACAAACATGTTTCTGAGGACGACCACGCTCAGATTGGAGGCGGGCTGCAGGGTATGAAGAGAGAAGTAACCGCCAAACAAAATGAACCACGGGCTACTGAAATTGAGATCAAGAATGAAGAAGGTCAAG GTGAGTGTCTGAGAGCTGAGAATCAGATGTTGAGGCCGCAGATCGTTAGCAAGACTGAAGAGCTCGAGGCCAAACAGATTCAGAGACTCGAACTAGAGTTGCATCTCAAGACAGAGGAGAACAAGTCTTTGAAGAAGCAGAATGAAGAGTTGCGTGCTGAGAATGAGTACTATAGAAAGACCGTAAGCTCTACACGGAATTCAGTTCGTACCCGTGTCCCTGTAGATTAA